Below is a window of Saccharomonospora viridis DSM 43017 DNA.
GTACATCCGCGACTCGAAGATCGACTCGCTGTACGAGGGCACCACCGCCATCCAGTCGATGGACTTCTTCTTCCGCAAGATCGTCCGCGACAAGGGCAAGGCGCTGACCTACCTCGCCGGCGAGATCACGAAGTTCATCGAGTCGGAGTCGGGCAACGGCCGACTCAAGAAGGAACGCGCCCTGCTCAAGCAGGCGCTGGACGACCTCCAGGGCATGCTCGGCGCGATGCTCGGCTACCTCACGTCGGCGCAGGAGGACGTGACCAACATCTACAAGGTGGGTCAGCACACCGTGCGACTGCTGATGTCGGCCGGTGACCTGCTCGTCGGCTGGCAGCTGCTCAAGCAGGCCGAGATCGCCCAGACCAAGCTCGACAACGGCGCCTCCGACAAGGACGTGCCGTTCTACCAGGGCAAGATCGCCGTGGCGTCGTTCTTCGCCAAGAACGTGCTGCCGGAGCTCTCCGCCCGGCGCGCGATCGTCGAGGCCGCCGACAACGACCTCATGGAGGTCGACGAGGCCGCGTTCTGATCGACCGTCCTCGCCGGACAGCGGCTCACCGGCGTCGCTTGCGAAGGGCCACCTTCTTCCGTCGCACGAGGCGGGAAGGTGGCCCTTCGTATGCGCACGGTTGGCAGTCGATACGGGCGGGTACCTCTATCGGGTCGTTGACCCCGGCTTTGAACGGAGCGCGCACCATGGAGATTTCGGGAATCATCTCCGCGATCCTGGTGGGTTTGGTGCTCGGTGTCCTCGCGAGGCTGATTCTGCCCGACAAGCAGAACATCCCGGTCTGGCTCACCGTCGTCGTCGGCATCATCGCCGCGTTCCTCGGCACGGCGATCGCACGGGGGTTCGGTTACGCCGACACCGCCGGATGGGATTGGTTGGAGTTCATCACCCAGCTCGGGCTGGCCGCGATCGGTGTGGCGCTTGCGGCGGGCATGTACCCGCGCAGACGCGTCAAGGCGTGACGGCAACGGGGCAGGGCCCGGGGCCGGCCTGCCGACTCACCCGCGTACACGGTGCCGGTCGAGGGTGGTGTCAGTTGGGGGCGTGCCGGGACCGGAGGAGGTCGTCGGTGGTCACTGCGGGTTCGAGGATGTCGTAGACCACCGGGACCTCCCGCTCACGTGACTCCCCCGGGACCGACGGGGTCTGCGGTCCCCACAGCGCCTCGGCCTCCACACCCGCTTCGGCCTCCGCCGCCGGCCTCGTCACCGTCCGCATCAGCTCGGTGAACGTGCGGTCCCAGTCGATGCGCGCGCCCGGCTCCGAGGGCAACACCTTGGGAACCCCGGAAACACCGGTGGCGGACACCAACGCCGCGTTCTTCGCCGGCTTCTCACTGGCCCGTAGTTCCGTGGCCACCGCGGCGCGCAACACCGCGTGGTCGAGCATCACGTGCAACTCGCCGTGCCGGATCTCGAACCTGAGCGCCCTGCGGACGTCCTCGGGAAGCAGCACCGACTCCACGCCGTTGCCTCGCAGCAGGATCGGTCCCGCCAGCAGTGGACGCACGATCCCTTCCAACGCGGCGTCCACCGCCCGGGACGTCAGCTTCGGCTCGACCGGCTCGACGGGCAGGTCGAAGCGGTCGACCCCGGGCCAACGCGACCGCATGGCCTCCACAACGGTGTCCACGCCAGACACCCGGACCCCCGCTTTCGGCTCGATCGCCTGTGGCTGCACAGCGCCTCGACCCACGTCGTCCTCGGCGTCAGGGGCCCGAAAACCGATACCGCCGTCGACGGCGGGACGGTTGATCCGTCGCTCGACCAGATCGTCCAATCTCTCCCGTGCCGTCCGTTCGTCCACCACCGTCACCAGCGGGGTGTCCTGCTCCCGGAAGAACGACAGCGCCCTCGTCCACGGATCCCACGGTTGGCGGGCCGCGCGCTCCACCGTCGCCGCCCAGTTCACGGCGAGGCCCAGCTCACCGGGGTCGAGCGACACCGTGACCTCCCCAGCGCGCAGTTCGACCGGCTTCTCCACCCGGGGCCCCAGTTCACGGCGCAGTACCGCCTCGGCCTCCTTCCGGTCGAGCCCGGCGACGGACACCCCGTTCACCGTCACGCCCCGGGGGACCTTCCCGGCGCTCAGCACGACGTCCACCACGTAGGCGACGGCCAGAAGCCCGACGAGCGCCCCGATGATCACGAAGGCGTTGCCGATACCACGCTGAACTCGGTTGAGCAGCCGCGTACGGGGATGCGGTCCACTCGGTTGGAGGAGCTCGTCGACGAGGTCAGTCTCGGAGGTGCGCTCCCTCCAATCGTCCCGACCGGCCACGGGCCCCTCCTCGGATCACTTACAAATACAGGCCCGTCCCGTGCTCTGTCCGTTCACTGGCCACGGCGTGGATGTCGCGTTCCCGCATCACGAGGTACGCATCGCCCTGGATCTCGACCTCCAGCTGTTCCTCGGAGTTGAACAGCACTCGGTCGCCCACCTTGACGTTACGTACGTTGTTACCCACTCCCAG
It encodes the following:
- a CDS encoding peptidoglycan binding domain-containing protein, with the translated sequence MAGRDDWRERTSETDLVDELLQPSGPHPRTRLLNRVQRGIGNAFVIIGALVGLLAVAYVVDVVLSAGKVPRGVTVNGVSVAGLDRKEAEAVLRRELGPRVEKPVELRAGEVTVSLDPGELGLAVNWAATVERAARQPWDPWTRALSFFREQDTPLVTVVDERTARERLDDLVERRINRPAVDGGIGFRAPDAEDDVGRGAVQPQAIEPKAGVRVSGVDTVVEAMRSRWPGVDRFDLPVEPVEPKLTSRAVDAALEGIVRPLLAGPILLRGNGVESVLLPEDVRRALRFEIRHGELHVMLDHAVLRAAVATELRASEKPAKNAALVSATGVSGVPKVLPSEPGARIDWDRTFTELMRTVTRPAAEAEAGVEAEALWGPQTPSVPGESREREVPVVYDILEPAVTTDDLLRSRHAPN
- a CDS encoding GlsB/YeaQ/YmgE family stress response membrane protein, whose amino-acid sequence is MEISGIISAILVGLVLGVLARLILPDKQNIPVWLTVVVGIIAAFLGTAIARGFGYADTAGWDWLEFITQLGLAAIGVALAAGMYPRRRVKA